From the genome of Miscanthus floridulus cultivar M001 chromosome 10, ASM1932011v1, whole genome shotgun sequence, one region includes:
- the LOC136487917 gene encoding predicted GPI-anchored protein 58 — protein MTSDRGWAATAVPLLSPISEPSVIVSVTTSHRPKPKPYLLTPARAHLSPSSLRRRRRPSSSAPPPLRPPELLRARHARTRAPPPSTRPALRRPVLPPAAPPRRPRAPSSAPEQPAAVPEVPAAPSFPAVAVYRELRPPAAGVPGERSRAPPSSSTRYYNATHAFALGSVRLSILPRTLFFLLILIFNKQGETPPVFSKKISAIPMS, from the exons ATGACCTCcgatcgtggctgggcagccacagcagtgccactgctgtcgcccatctccgaaccgtccgtcatcgtcagcg TAACTACATCCCACCGGCCCAAACCGAAACCCTATCTCCTCACACCCGCCCGCGCCCACCTCTCCCCAAGCTCcctgcgccgtcgccgccgcccgagctcctccgcgccgccgccgctccggcCGCCCGAGCTCCTCCGCGCCCGCCACGCTcgcacgcgcgcgccgccgccgtccacgcGGCCCGCCCTCCGCCGCCCCGTCCTCCCACCTGCAGCCCCGCCTCGCCGACCCCGCGCCCCGAGCTCCGCCCCCGAGCAGCCGGCCGCCGTCCCCGAGGTCCCCGCCGCCCCGAGCTTCCCCGCCGTCGCCGTGTACCGCGAGCTCCGCCCCCCGGCTGCCGGCGTCCCGGGAGAGCGGTCGCGTGCGCCACCTTCCTCCTCGACAAGGTACTACAACGCGACGCACGCTTTTGCTCTCGGCTCGGTGCGGCTCTCGATTTTGCCGCGCACACTCTTCTTTCTACTTATTTTAATATTTAACAAGCAGGGGGAAACCCCTCCTGTATTTTCAAAAAAGATATCAGCGATACCAATGAGTTAA